The window TTTTTACCTTCAAAGTTCACACCTTTGGGAGAGAGCAAACCCATTGAAGAGCTGCAAACGGATAGATAAATGAAGGCAAAAAATGCCACCTCTCTCTCTCTACTCATTCCCATTGATGAATAGATACAACAAGAACTCCAAgaagataataaaataattatgattgagAGTAAGCCATCAAACGGCTATCTTTTGAGTAGTATGAAGTCATCTGCAGATCAGAACTGGGGCTTGTTTTCTATGGCAGCGATTCATTTTTCTCAGCTTGTCAGTTCAAGAAAAGTTTTTTTACGCTTTGGTGCTGTATAAAGAACTAGCATGTCTGTCATGGCCTCACGGGATATAAACTTGTCaagaaaaagaatattttaCTACCTCGAGTTTAACCAAACATGGGGGTAAATTTTTAAAGAGAACCAGTTCATTTACCAAGAAAAATACACAATCACGCTTATTAGTTATTACCGATCCGTAGGCAGTCctctttctctttctttttcttctcccctaaaaaattgaattttttcttcaaaaaaaatatagttgaaTTTTAATGTAGTTTTCATGAAAATTCATACTATCCACCCAATATCTACTTCTTTTGTGCATTTCGTATAGAATTTCGCACctcgtaaaattttttttctcctctCTCTTTCCAATTGGTTTAAGTCCGAAATTAGCATATTTTGCTCCAAGATTTCAGATTGATTtttcaaagaagaagaaaaaaagaaaggtACTACTGTACTGACCACACGAAATAAGTTATATATCTTAATGGCCATCTGATTACATGAAAAAGATATGTGCTCTCGCATAAGTACAACATAACCTTGTCGGAATCCATCTGAATTCTATgtaataattattgtatttggatgaataaatttgaaatcaataaattttaaattatagttttatctttaacaaataaactgataaaatcttaaattcatgtcttatttatttacacgatatttatataaaaaaattaatgcttTTGAACTTGAAAATCATTCTGATTAACAAAAACCACCATATACACATATAAGCGAAATATTGAAATTTATGATACTATTTCTCTaaaactataaaaatatatttgaaatatatcacataacataattcaaaaaagaaagaaaattcaaTACATACATCAAATATATACAGTCTGTCTCAATAATGGTAAAGGACAGGAGGGAATCCAACATTCCCTGTGTTTGGCCATCCAATAAAGTTACAAAAATTAATCCATATTTTAAAAGAACAATGGGAATCTCGATAAAAGCAGGTTAGAGATTAGGAAAAATGGTTTAGGTCACCTTCCCATGACCAGAAAAAAAGAATTTGGCAAGGTTTCCAAGAACATGACAAAGGGAATCCTTGTTTTGCTGCCCAAATTCATGCAGTCTTGATTTGTAAAACAATTGTTATGCGCGTGATACAATCTTGATTGTCTCCCTTTCCCTCTAAATAGCCATCCTCGAAACGGACTGACttacatttttatttgaaaattataatattttgaaagcaaaactatttttttccttatatATTTACCTATTTGAGATTTTGATCATccatattatcaaattttagtatttttcaaCATGTGATTGTCACATCAACCTTCcagataaaaaattataaaaaatacaaggctaaaattgaattttgacaacataaataatcaaaattgcatataaataaatatatagcaCTACAAATACAGTTTtctcatttgatttttttttttcaaaaaaaaataaatgtattgcagatatctttatatataatatttgttctCCTATAATAATATAGATCAAGATTAGCATGTGACAAAGCTTTTTAGACGTGATCATTAGAGCTTCTTTAGCAATTAAAAAATTCCAATTTGAGTCACATGATTGCCAATATGACTCGAGACTAATGTAATCATTCCACTAGATTATTGAGGCAAATTTCATACAATCTACATAAATAGGGATCCAAtaaattgtcaaattttgtaGGAATTACATACATCTACACCGATCATAATCATAACACCTCTCTCTAAAAGACAAAATTCGACAAAACTTTCACTATTACAAAAGGTATCTAATTGGTGCGAGGCATtggattttttcaaataaataaccTTAATTCGGGCAAAGTGGGGGACCGAAGAAGTTTAATTCTtccaatttaatatattattgttattttttttaaaaaaaaatcatacttaTAAACATACAATAAATATATCGACAttgatatttacaacaattatatcgttaaattttgtattgaatttatcatgaaattttaataaatataattttgtattgaaatttttgtgttatAAAAATCTCGGTGGTTGTACAGTTCATACGAGTCTTACAAAAATTAAAGAGAACTTTTAAAAAAGAAAGCCCCCACGCCTTCTCCTTTACTCAAATCACTGTATATTGAGACCCATGCATTTTTATAGCGTGGAGAGAACTTTATGATTGTATGTAGACAAACAtgcttctctttttctttctttttacttttctttttgttttctatcctttttcattttaaaaatgtataaaacatttaatagtCGATGAGTAAGTAGAGGTCTCGACAATTATATAGGAAAAACTTTTAGGTTATGTTAGTATATATAATAGAATTATTAATACCCTAAAAATTGTGTTTTAtgcatggttttttttttttttgaaaggttATGCATGGTTAAATTCGGACCAAATTCaagttttacaaatttaaaCGAATTTGAAATTAGTTTAAACGTTGTtttgtgttatatatatttgataaatgatcaccattttgaaaaaattacgaaaaaaatttaaatttatagtaGAGGATATCACtttgaatttaaattaatagTCGCCAAAAACACTAACTAtggttaattaataatttatcaaGAGATAATCACCCAACCAAATGTCATCTCAAgatatttgaaaatatgttgGGATTCATCCCTTTTCAGTTTTCTATTTTCGAGATTTGATTAAGATTTTTAGTTAtcgaatatttaaaaataaaatcatggaGATATGCATGCAGTTTAAAAAAATGGAGAATATGTAGttttaaccaaaaaaataataattaattggcCAGGAAATTAATTAACGCATCAGGTTAAGACCCAACGcggaaattttttttagcaaataTGAGAAATTAATATAAGAATACGAAATGAAAGATGAGACTGACCCATGTGAGAGAATATTCGGGATATATAGATTCACTTTTTATTTTCAACTTGATTTaagtattttattatattaaaatatccattttttttaaaaaaaatatatcctaAATTTATACATTAAAGTAGATACTCTCGAACTAACTAACTAATTTATTTGGTAAAACCTTATTTAAAGATTCAATTATTCTTTCATTATATAACTTTAATTGatagatttttttcttttctaaaatataatttttttaaaaatttttttaacaacttTTAgatctttaaataaaattataaaNgtaatttaaattaaaaatccaaTTTAAAAATGAAAGATATTTGTTTATAGACTCTAAATTATAATCCAACAAAAAATGTCATTTGTTGGCTTGCCATAacacattaaattttatcttcatcTGTGATCTAGAGTAAGAAAACTTCACGATGATGATTTCGTATCTAAAGATGATAAGGATATAatgatattaatttaatttaacaatGATTTAATATcagaaaaaaatcataatattttttattattcatgTTCTCCCCATTTATatcaaacaattatttattactgaaaataaaaataaaacaaaaataatttaaatatattaatatataatatttataaatattttaaaaattaatttaaatgccTAGGCGAGGTGGGAGATAGCCATCCTTTTTTAGAacattgatatatataatgtaGGAGAAAATAAGTTGTgattaaatgtaattattaaattgcctaaaaaatgtaaattattaGTTTTCTATGGACTCTGTTGGATAACTGCTGTAATTTATTGTGCCAATCAATGAAGTCTGAGTATCATGCGTTGACTGGTCAAATGTGacttgataaaataaaataaaataaaataatagattttATAAATACCAAACAAACGATATAAAAACAGAAAGCAAAGACATTGCGGTTAATCAAAAACAAAGATATCGAGTGTTTAAACGAGCACTCGGTgttcgattaaaaaaaaaaacacgagaTAGTAGAGTCCCGTTTGGTTTTCCTGCTAGTTCGATTTAGCAAGACACTCAATTAGACATTTTACTTCAATATGTATAGAGTAATCGAAACAGGTTAACTAGAGTCGTTGAATCCATTGACATATAAAATAGGTGAGTTAGATTGAAAATATTTCAACCCGTTAAAACATGCTCGTCCCCATTAAACAGCGGGTTACAGGCCTACAACGGGTTATGTTTGTAATTTAGATGCCGGTGAAAATGGTTGGGCGGGCGGCGAATGGCCCCTTTTTGAGAGTGCTGCGTATACATGAcaagaaataatataaaaagaattaaaatCGAAACAACAAAGAGGACCTAATGGAAAGGAGGGAATTGACCAGACAGTAAGAAAGAAGTGCGTGATTCGTCGGGGGAAAATGACAAAAAAGTCCGAGTGACTAGCCGTGTTGGATCTAACACAGCTGGGCATAACTGTCCACTTCTTCACAGACAGCACAGCGAGTGGTAGACTGGTAGTGGAAGCAATGGACTATTGTGAATCCAAAGcctattaaattaaatatatcttatatattatgatttttttttgaaaaggaTATATATTATGATTAAAGAGATATATCTTTGCAGGACGATGGTTTATGATGATGAGTTATAACCCGTGATGTTTCAAATTTGAGACGATATCGAATcctcgattaaaaaaaaaaaaaaactaaatttttgcAATCTCGGAAACTACATTACCAAGTAAAACATTGCATGTTTTCTCTAATTGTCTAAAGACTGATTGATCACTGCAATTCAGTACGCAAAAAATGGagaaaaaatttaatgtaattttaatattGATAATGTCCTagtaaaatttataaagtgaaTATGTAGGTATGTTATTGTGACGGGATTTGGATTCTAACAAATTCGATGGAAACGCAACAAATGGAGACAAAGATGGGTCATATGTAAAGTTAAGTGGCATATCATTCATTGCGTTTTGTTCGTGGAAGCGTCTCATTCAATTTAAAAAGAGGAATTCACACCATATAATTATTGtgaaaaatacattattttttttgtccatTTTGTTTTGGCAATTATGGCTCAATAGTGACAATTGGTTATGGCCGTGACGAAAATGGATGGGTACAACAACAGAGATTGATATGTCACTATCTCTATTTATccttaaataatataaataaataaataaaagctcCAAGTTTTATATTGGTAAGCTAATATGCATAACTATagtaaaaataagaaataaaatggaaggatatgattttttataaattttttgtcattttttatttttatttgtggaATCATGAATCTTTTTATTGAGCGAGTTGCTAAAGAAATTCGGATTGGGCTTTACAGTTTGGAAAGGACGTTTACAAGCCCAACATAATAAGGCCGTGAACCGATCCAATTACAACCGAACCAAATCCATCCAATTATAATTTGTAACAAAATCGTCCTACTTTGTTAAACCTAATTTTCTGTTCTTCCCTTTCGCTGCTCAATCTCAACTCAAACTAAACTCTCTTTCTCATATATCAGAGCGATTTCGCTATTGTATTACTGCATTATATGCGGAGGTAGATATGGAAGCTGTTGATTCACTCAGGAAACTTAaggaaaagataaataaaaagaaaaggaaagaagaaaaGACAGAGGTGGGAAACTCCTTGTCTGCAGAAACAGGTATTGATCGTTGCAAATTGTtgtatttcttttaaaatttcaattttttgtgcGCATGTCTTTTTTGTTTACGCCACGAATCATGCATGTTAGCCATCTTTGTATGGTGTGTATCATATGAGGGCTTAAAGAAATGTTACCGGCAgagtttatttgatattttttatcctTGCGGTGAAGATGAAAACTGATTTATGGGGATTTTAATTTGTAGGTTTCGAAGGAAAAGTTGATGATTTGATGCCTTTCTGCTATTATTTTAAACTATACCGGTGTTTAATTGATTAGTTGTTGCTTAGATGGAAACTTTTTCAAAGTTCGAGCGAAAAAGAAGAACAAGAAACGTTCAGATGATATCACCAACAAAGTTGATGCCAAGGTATTTGGATTGTCCAATGTCGAAGGTAGAGTAATACACCTGCATATTTCAATCATTGTCATACTTCAAAGTTAAAATCACTTTTTGTTATGGCACCAGCAAATGAAACGCCGGAAACAAATGGAGGAAACAACAGGTGTAAgagaaataacaaaaaaaagacGGACGAAAGAGCTAAATCAGGTAAAGATTAAACAAATACCTCAAACAATAATGCCATGGAAGGCTAACTTTCTGTGAATAAAGACGCTGCGAATGAACAAAAAGATAAATTGCAGAATTCGAGGCAAAAGGGGAGGAAAAGCATTGAATATGTCAAAAGGGCTGATGCAATCAACGAGGCAGAGGATGCCTTTGAACGACAAAATGGTATGTAAATTTAGTGGTAACCGCTACCAACGTCATTTGTGAATACATTGGCATATAATTTAACTTTATGAAACATCTATGTGGTATACCAACCTTCTGTTCTTTTTCTAACATTAATTTTACCTCCCATTCGCTTGATGCTCGAACATGATGATGCATGCGGATATGGTGAAGTCCGAAATCTTCTAGGGAAGGATTGACATGATTCTTTGATAAATGGCTTAGAGGTGATGTGAGGACGTTTTAACTATGTTATTATGAGTGGTCTGTAGGTAGGGATCTGGGATTCCACATTTGAACAGGCTGGGTAATAAAGGTAATGTCTACTCTCTCAAAAAGCCGGGGGGATCTTTTGAATATTAGCTAGATTGTTTGCCAATTGTGCTCTGTTATTCCTGGAGACTTTTTTTGAGCATTTTAATGATGTCCCTTTTTGGAAAAAGGGGATTCCTGAATATTTGGAGTTTGGAAGCATGCCATATGACCAACCAAAAATAGGAACACCACCTAGGAGGTCCAGTCAACCCTCAGTATTCAGGATCCGAGCACGAGTTTGTGATGGACTTGCAGAAGCTTATTCCCCTGTACCAGAACCAGCCCTCGGTAGCCCAAGAAGCCTTGTAATGCAGTGACATATTAACAGCCATTTGTATCTcttaactcttttttttttctctctttctcCCCTGCATATTTCCGGACTCAATGCTGGACCCAAGTCACACAACTAAGTTATATCAGTTAGGTAGCAGAATTGTGTCCAGGTTCAAATTTGGATGTGGCCGTGGAGTGATGGAAATCAGCCGAATCCTGGCTTTTGGGCTGGCTTTGGCCAGTTGCATTGGAAAAATATACATGACCCCTCATTTGAAATTATACGACATTTGACTTAAAATTGCGACTTATGATCATATCCGGTATTATAATTCTCAACAGCTTCATGTGTTTTTTAAGCCTTTTGAGGATGTGGACCGGTGGTCAATCACGACCTACTTGTTTGTGCACTCCTGGTGTGTGATTTTGATGGCCTGTTACGTATTGGAGCACGTGGACTCATAATTTGAATCTGATCAAATTAAGATTGATTTTGTACTCGATACTTCTGCCTCTAAAATATAACGAAAAAAGCTATATTAGTATCAATATTCCATACGTATATAGACATTGAACTGCAAAACGATGTTATTGTCATTTTGTCAGATGAGGAAATGGCTTTGACTACAAAGCTGGAAAGCAAAGATCATGATACAAACTCTATAGGACTTGATGAGGCTGATACAAGAAGCTTCAAATCTAGTGGTAATTGATTGCACTAGCCACTAATCTTCATTATGACCATGCCTTTCTGGCGTACCCTTGACTTTATGCTATCGTATTAGTACTGGGAAAAAATAATTGTGGAATTTGTTTTGTCTAATGGTAGGAAAGCCAAAAAAGTCTGCAAAacagaaaaaagagagaaaggTACTGGGTAAAGATTCATCACAGGATGATTTGCTTAAGAAGAAAGGAAATGTTGCAGATGATGAAGTTGATCAGATGTCCTCAGGAGACGAGGACAATTCCAAAGGAATGAAAAGTATGGTACCTTGTATCAGGGGAAATGTCTAGTCCAATTTATTAAACAATTTGGAGAATTTGttttccttaaaccttcttgaTCTGAGTTAAAACATTTTTGTCTTTTCATTAGAATGGGTTATGCAGTACCATCAGACCAGACCTGGAATTAAGGTACTGCAAGAAAGGATTGATGACTTCATAACAGCACATGAGGCACAAGAGGAGCaggtatttaatatttatagtgcaaatttttaaattttttttaacatctttcaaataaaatatggtCACGATAAGTTAATTGAAGTACACTTTTGTTTTGTAAGCTGAGGAACTCGCTCTATGGTCTGTCTTTAGATTTTCCTCATTCTTTTTTCTTGCCAAATTTGTATAAATTGTCCTAGCTCATCAATTAATTTTGGCCCGTATTTGGTTTTTTCCCTTTTCTGCACCTTGTCACTCTATTTCCTTTTACCATTGATGCAGGCAAGAAAGGAAAGGGAAGCCCAAGCAGCAGAAGGTGGGTGGACTGTTGTTGTACATCATAAAGGTAGGAAAAAGACTACTGAGGCTGAAAGTGGAATTGCTGTTGGTTCTGTTGCCCAAGCTGCTGTTCTAGATAAGATGGCCAAAAAGAAGAGTAAAGACGTTGGTTTAGACTTTTATCGGTTCCAGAGAAGGGAAGCTCACAGAAACGGTATGCTTgaattcttttgaaaaattCTTTTACTTGGTAGTTTATGAACCTGATACTTTTAATTTAAGGGTTACACATCCATATCAACAATGTGGTGGttgatgtttcattttttttccccGGGGTTGCAGAGATTATGATGCTGCAAAGCAAATTCGAGCAGGATAAAAAGCGGATACAAGAAATGAGAGCTGCCAGGAAATTTAGGCCCTATTGATTGCACTTTTTGGCTTTGTTTGATTTACATCTACCAGTGTATACTTCCATAAACTGTAGCATATTGTAATGGATACAGGCTGATTGTCGGATTCCTCTGTTTTGGGTgattgaaaattaatttaggttgCGATTACTTTGGAATATATTTTGTAGGATAGCTTATCCTGTTATTATTTACAATAATTGAATAATATATAAAGTGataatgaataattaataatatgttTAGTTTGATAAATTAAATTGCGATCAGAAACTGAAAAATCTCAACTTTGTCATTTTCTATCTATTTTTACCGACCAAAGATTGTAGATGAAgttcttttctatttttttttatccatttaTACGAACCAAAGATCATTTTTACTTCCTTAATCGAATGACTATCAATTATGCACAAATCCaattattaatgaatatttgattttaagaaaTAGATATTAATGGGCTTCTGAGTTTagaaaaagtttaattttttttttaagtaaacaTAGAATgagttgtttattttattttaatcactTAAGTTAATATAGGTTTATGCACTGATTGGTTCGAATGATACCATAACAGGAAAATTTGTAACACaacaaattgaaattttgagaTAGTATGCAACAGATATTCTCACACAAAACTTACtcgaatattaaataaatatatatatcatttgctACATCGGCTCATTTCGAGCCTTTTCCCTTCCCgttgtaaaataataaaaaaaaatattattcaagtTTGTAACCAAACCCATTAATATACCGATATTCTTCCAACCGAGGTTTATTATTAGACTCCAACCCAGAAGTTATTGAAATTGCATTTTCACTCCTAGTATAGTCATCATTTGCAAAACATGGGAAAAATCTTCTGGAAAAAATCCATCTGCCTGCACTGTCCTCTTATCCGAATATTTTATCTTCCCTTCCCAAATCTCGCGAAGAGAGTAATCTGCTCAACTTCCACTAGATACCCCTCTTTTTCCTGGAAAGTTAAGGTATATTCCCCTTGCAAAGCCACTGTATTCTTTTGTTTCGTCTGCTTTTGGTGAATTCTTGAGGCAAATCTTGGACTGGGGTCATTCTTAAAGCTAATTGAAACTTTATTCTGTCAAATATGGCATCTTTTCCTCTTGTTTCGAATAACGGGTTCTTTATTACACAAGAAAAATTGAATCTTTGTGTTGGGAATTTCAAATTGTTGAAGGGGCGTAGAACTCTGTCTTGTTCATTGTCCAAGAATGGCTTTAGTTCTGTCTGTAAGCCTTTTGCGGCATTGAGTTATAGTTATAAGCCTCAGCATAGGTTGTTGTGCAGCAAAAATGGTAGCTTAGTTttcaaaaagaagaagaattttGATGCCCAATTGGTTAGAGGAGAAGATACTGAATTTCGGAAGAAGTTTTCATTAAGATTGCGCCGTAGGAAACGATTATCATGGAGAAGATTGGCGAGGGCTTCCATGAAATCTACCTTAAACGACATTCAAACATTCCTGCGAAATAATGTTAAGAGATTGACCCTTTCTACTTCCGTACCTATATTACTAGGTCTGTGCTTTTTGTTTCTTAAAATTACATCAATGTCGGCTCCACAAGTTGTTCCATATTCCGACCTGATAGCGAGCCTTCAAAATGGATGTGTGTCCAAGGTTTTGTTTGAGGAGGGTACTCGTCGCATATATTACAATACACAAATGTTGAATTCTAAAGATATCGTAACCGTGGAAGATAGATCACTCTCTCTTGATGAGAATGTAGTTGATACTAATGACAACAGTGATAGTCTTCGAAATAATCTAGAGGAGCAGAATATGCCAGGGACAATGAGAAAATCTCGGAAACCATCCCCTACTTGGCAGTTCTCTACAAGAAAGATTGATCATGATGAAAGCTATCTTCTGGGTTTGATGAGGGAAAAAAGAACCTCGTATGCCTCTGCGCCTCAGTCGACTCTGATGTCTATGAGGAGTATGTTGATCACAGTGCTCACTTTGTGGATTCCTTTGATTCCTTTAATGTATCTTCTATATCGCCAACTTTCTGCTGCCAATAGTCCAGCCAAAAAAAGAAGACCTAGCAACCAGTTGGTTTG of the Primulina huaijiensis isolate GDHJ02 chromosome 1, ASM1229523v2, whole genome shotgun sequence genome contains:
- the LOC140973788 gene encoding uncharacterized protein isoform X1, which encodes MEAVDSLRKLKEKINKKKRKEEKTEVGNSLSAETDGNFFKVRAKKKNKKRSDDITNKVDAKQMKRRKQMEETTGVREITKKRRTKELNQNSRQKGRKSIEYVKRADAINEAEDAFERQNDEEMALTTKLESKDHDTNSIGLDEADTRSFKSSGKPKKSAKQKKERKVLGKDSSQDDLLKKKGNVADDEVDQMSSGDEDNSKGMKKWVMQYHQTRPGIKVLQERIDDFITAHEAQEEQARKEREAQAAEGGWTVVVHHKGRKKTTEAESGIAVGSVAQAAVLDKMAKKKSKDVGLDFYRFQRREAHRNEIMMLQSKFEQDKKRIQEMRAARKFRPY
- the LOC140973801 gene encoding probable inactive ATP-dependent zinc metalloprotease FTSHI 3, chloroplastic isoform X1, whose product is MASFPLVSNNGFFITQEKLNLCVGNFKLLKGRRTLSCSLSKNGFSSVCKPFAALSYSYKPQHRLLCSKNGSLVFKKKKNFDAQLVRGEDTEFRKKFSLRLRRRKRLSWRRLARASMKSTLNDIQTFLRNNVKRLTLSTSVPILLGLCFLFLKITSMSAPQVVPYSDLIASLQNGCVSKVLFEEGTRRIYYNTQMLNSKDIVTVEDRSLSLDENVVDTNDNSDSLRNNLEEQNMPGTMRKSRKPSPTWQFSTRKIDHDESYLLGLMREKRTSYASAPQSTLMSMRSMLITVLTLWIPLIPLMYLLYRQLSAANSPAKKRRPSNQLVCFEDVDGVDSAKVELMEIVCCLQGSINYSKLGARLPRGVLLVGPPGTGKTLLARAVAGEARVPFFSVSASEFVELFVGRGAARIRDLFKVARKNAPSIIFIDELDAVGGKRGRSFNDERDQTLNQLLTEMDGFESDINVVVIAATNRPEALDPALCRPGRFSRKVYVGEPDEDGRKKILAIHLRGIPLDEDKHLISNLVASLTQGFVGADLANIVNEAALLAARRGAESVSREDIMEAIERAKYGINEKQRNPNTIRRELGKLFPWMPSLMGRDDTGQDGTQGPLGYQTLA
- the LOC140973788 gene encoding uncharacterized protein isoform X2; this translates as MEAVDSLRKLKEKINKKKRKEEKTEVGNSLSAETVRAKKKNKKRSDDITNKVDAKQMKRRKQMEETTGVREITKKRRTKELNQNSRQKGRKSIEYVKRADAINEAEDAFERQNDEEMALTTKLESKDHDTNSIGLDEADTRSFKSSGKPKKSAKQKKERKVLGKDSSQDDLLKKKGNVADDEVDQMSSGDEDNSKGMKKWVMQYHQTRPGIKVLQERIDDFITAHEAQEEQARKEREAQAAEGGWTVVVHHKGRKKTTEAESGIAVGSVAQAAVLDKMAKKKSKDVGLDFYRFQRREAHRNEIMMLQSKFEQDKKRIQEMRAARKFRPY
- the LOC140973801 gene encoding probable inactive ATP-dependent zinc metalloprotease FTSHI 3, chloroplastic isoform X2, with translation MASFPLVSNNGFFITQEKLNLCVGNFKLLKGRRTLSCSLSKNGFSSVCKPFAALSYSYKPQHRLLCSKNGSLVFKKKKNFDAQLVRGEDTEFRKKFSLRLRRRKRLSWRRLARASMKSTLNDIQTFLRNNVKRLTLSTSVPILLGLCFLFLKITSMSAPQVVPYSDLIASLQNGCVSKVLFEEGTRRIYYNTQMLNSKDIVTVEDRSLSLDENVVDTNDNSDSLRNNLEEQNMPGTMRKSRKPSPTWQFSTRKIDHDESYLLGLMREKRTSYASAPQSTLMSMRSMLITVLTLWIPLIPLMYLLYRQLSAANSPAKKRRPSNQLVCFEDVDGVDSAKVELMELLTEMDGFESDINVVVIAATNRPEALDPALCRPGRFSRKVYVGEPDEDGRKKILAIHLRGIPLDEDKHLISNLVASLTQGFVGADLANIVNEAALLAARRGAESVSREDIMEAIERAKYGINEKQRNPNTIRRELGKLFPWMPSLMGRDDTGQDGTQGPLGYQTLA